In one window of Trichoderma breve strain T069 chromosome 7 map unlocalized scaffold00008, whole genome shotgun sequence DNA:
- a CDS encoding PHD-finger domain-containing protein, whose amino-acid sequence MSETPPRGKRRRTEESDTEASGSVIEVGKSIIAKPQPVSEDTNGRPEPMTDAEKRYRAWRKNGSPHDAFCFVCKREMDLLDCYTCRRSYHQNCLDTPVDKLTHSDNFFCRVCVNRQWHEHLPPPSPPPSPPLERQRVALPSHRPSTQPSVEVHAPSTSASTSPAPSATAQNAQASGPTSFTWLSQNQFTTPLTRSSAIQSPRTPTPLSGVINLNGPGRGIVAGPRGPRSRFSTLSAEVDDAVSLILRELEYLGDARQKITQLEDVIVRLQQDVRINENALILAQRNAASSNQRNSESLRVENERLKKEMDDMNRSLADEKSRSQYYKADADHWRAQAQSRQGELEELRGKLKNLLGG is encoded by the exons ATGTCAGAAACACCACCAAGAGGGAAGAGGCGGCGGACTGAAGAGTCGGATACCGAGGCTAGCGGCTCAGTGATTGAGGTTGGCAAGTCAATCATTGCAAAGCCGCAGCCCGTAAGTGAGGATACGAATGGGAGGCCCGAGCCAATGACTGACGCAG AAAAGAGATATCGAGCTTGGCGCA AAAATGGCTCTCCTCACGATGCCTTCTGTTTCGTCTGCAAGCGGGAGATGGACCTACTAGACTGTTACACATGCCGAAGATCCTACCACCAGAATTGTCTAGATACACCTGTCGATAAGCTCACCCACAGTGACAACTTCTTCTGTCGAGTCTGTGTCAATCGCCAATGGCACGAGCATCTGCCTCCGCCGAGcccgccgccatctccaccGCTTGAGAGACAGAGGGTGGCCCTGCCCAGTCACAGACCGAGCACGCAGCCCAGCGTTGAAGTACATGCGCCTTCGACTTCGGCTTCGACTTCACCAGCTCCTTCAGCAACAGCCCAGAATGCCCAGGCTTCAGGCCCGACGTCCTTCACCTGGCTATCGCAGAACCAGTTTACGACTCCTCTAACGCGCTCCAGCGCGATTCAAAGTCCTCGAACCCCAACACCTCTCTCGGGTGTCATTAATCTCAACGGCCCTGGTCGGGGGATCGTGGCTGGTCCGCGCGGTCCCCGTTCACGCTTTTCTACCCTGTCGGCTGAAGTGGATGATGCCGTATCATTAATCCTCAGAGAGCTGGAATACCTAGGAGACGCCAGGCAGAAAATCACGCAGCTGGAGGATGTTATTGTGAGGCTACAGCAGGATGTCCGGATCAACGAGAATGCGCTCATTCTGGCGCAGCGCAACGCCGCTTCGTCAAACCAGCGCAATTCAGAAAGCCTCCGTGTGGAAAACGAACGGCtaaagaaggaaatggaCGACATGAACCGATCACTAGCAGATGAGAAATCACGGTCACAGTACTACAAGGCTGATGCGGACCACTGGAGAGCGCAGGCACAGAGCCGGCAGGGAGAATTGGAAGAGCTTAGGGGGAAGCTGAAGAATTTGCTTGGCGGGTGA
- a CDS encoding glycosyl hydrolases family 43 domain-containing protein produces the protein MRGNNIFFGIWLTIASLSKAIHNPIISGWNPDPSILRVQDDYYIATSSFEYFPGIPIYKSRDLSNWTLISHAFTQPDQLQLYGTPTGAGAWAPSLAHFDGKFWIASMTRWTYDPVARVWPRVFFASSIDLIHWSEPTWADPWGIDPELFRDPVSKKTYLNLMAPNNNQDRLWGIYQCEISLKDGSCSGQYRSLWNGTLAHNATARPEGPKMTFKDGWYYLLIAEGGTDDLHRSTIARSRSPEGPFKAGPNNPLLFNGAYGFDNLTVQSTGHATMVETPAGEWYAAFLARRKINGSSPLGRETFLTSVTWKDGWPIFNDGKPILLSEEVGPVTGKRRIPPPFVDNFSSQKLDSEWYQLRTPYTRNFKVHKGSIELRPNVFSLSDRDTPAALLRKQKSLNMTFSAELLGFNKTLGPKNQVGISSYLSEFQHQDIGYHQIPLNTTKLTEPLVLHIRATPLLYQLGYSLGNALQPNYIAEIASSWQAFAPANYFVFSGASFAIFATGLGEPWPYDGPVVGFKRVTETYYEENIPDHDIWDKEQSVGTCT, from the exons ATGCGGGGAAATAATATCTTCTTCGGAATTTGGCTTACAATAGCTAGTCTCTCTAAAGCAATTCACAATCCGATCATATCAGGATGGAATCCCGATCCCTCGATTCTTCGGGTTCAAGATGACTACTACATAGCTACATCTAGCTTCGAGTATTTCCCGGGAATTCCCATCTACAAAA GCCGTGACCTGTCCAATTGGACACTAATATCACATGCTTTTACACAACCTGACCAACTACAGCTCTATGGCACGCCCACAGGAGCAG GAGCCTGGGCGCCCTCATTGGCTCATTTTGACGGAAAATTCTGGATTGCTTCCATGACGCGTTGGACATACGATCCAGTCGCCCGAGTGTGGCCACGTGTATTCTTTGCGTCGTCTATCGACTTGATTCACTGGTCTGAGCCTACCTGGGCTGATCCGTGGGGCATTGACCCAGAACTATTCAGAGATCCCGTTTCGAAAAAGACGTACCTGAATCTTATGGCACCGAATAACAACCAAGACCGACTCTGGGGTATTTACCAATGCGAGATCAGTCTGAAAGACGGGAGCTGTAGTGGGCAGTATCGGAGTTTGTGGAACGGTACCTTGGCCCACAATGCTACAGCTCGGCCGGAAGGGCCAAAGATGACATTTAAAGATGGCTGGTATTACCTCTTGATCGCGGAAG GTGGAACTGATGATCTGCACCGCTCGACTATCGCCAGGAGCAGGTCGCCGGAAGGCCCCTTTAAGGCTGGACCGAACAATCCTCTTCTGTTCAATGGAGCGTATGGGTTCGATAATCTGACGGTGCAATCTACGGGACATGCTACCATGGTAGAAACCCCAGCTGGTGAATGGTATGCAGCTTTCTTGGCTCGCAGGAAGATAAATGGAAGCTCTCCACTGG GACGAGAAACTTTCCTCACAAGTGTCACCTGGAAAGATGGATGGCCAATATTCAACGACGGGAAACCGATTCTCCTGAGCGAAGAAGTTGGGCCGGTAACTGGCAAGCGCCGCATTCCGCCTCCATTCGTGGACAACTTTTCTTCTCAGAAGCTAGATTCTGAATGGTACCAGCTGAGAACTCCTTATACTCGCAACTTCAAGGTGCACAAAGGTAGTATCGAGTTGAGACCAAATGTGTTTAGCCTTAGCGACAGGGACACACCCGCGGCGCTTCTCCGAAAGCAGAAATCCCTCAATATGACATTTTCCGCAGAGTTATTGGGCTTCAATAAGACGTTGGGACCAAAGAACCAGGTTGGAATCTCTTCGTATCTCTCCGAGTTTCAGCACCAGGACATTGGC TATCATCAAATTCCCCTCAACACCACAAAGCTGACAGAGCCCCTCGTGTTGCACATTCGCGCCACTCCGCTACTTTACCAACTTGGCTACAGTTTAGGTAATGCGCTTCAGCCAAATTACATAGCGGAGATTGCCTCGTCTTGGCAGGCATTCGCACCAGCAAactattttgttttctcggGCGCGTCATTTGCCATTTTTGCGACGGGACTTGGAGAGCCTTGGCCGTATGATGGGCCGGTCGTTGGGTTTAAGAGAGTCACTGAGACGTATTATGAAGAGAACATCCCGGATCATGACATCTGGGACAAGGAACAATCGGTTGGAACTTGCACGTAA
- a CDS encoding major facilitator superfamily domain-containing protein, with product MDAIEDRMENELPTDKEEDSSPTSDPESAPGSSHELDWEDDPRNPYNWSDGKRLYHTVCVSLYAFTVTYMSSAYAPGAKATGQQFHVSETVSLLGISLFCLGLAFGPMIGAPLSETAGRLIVYRLGLPIATLFLIGAATSKNIAAEVICRFFAGVFGSPALSVGGGTMADMWPPARRGPATALFVMAPFMGPCIAPIIGGFVVERLNWRWLEWVSVFWGVATCVFALGMKETYKKKILERDNKESIKEKLLSKKKMPSLSWGAVHKWVTESLVRPMHLLFTEPIVLFLSLYIGFDFAVLYAFFASLPLVFQKTYGFNSHQNGLVFISLGVGTLIATMTNVLCDRFIYQRKAIEARERGDVGHLPPEQRLYPAMMGSLGVAVGLFWFAWTARSDIHWISPVLALIPFNWGNLCIFATSITYMIDCYGARYGASALSANAFTRYVFAAAFPLFIIQMYNKLTTKWAASLLGFIAIGLIPIPWILFVFGEKIRKKGRYAL from the exons ATGGACGCCATAGAAGACAGAATGGAGAATGAACTGCCTACcgacaaagaagaggacTCGTCTCCGACTAGTGACCCAGAAAGCGCACCTGGAAGTAGCCATGAATTGGATTGGGAAGACGACCCTCGCAATCCATACAACTGGAGTGATGGAAAGCGACTATACCATACCGTTTGTGTTTCTCTCTACGCGTTTACCGT CACGTATATGTCTTCAGCCTACGCACCAggagcaaaagcaacaggACAGCAATTTCACGTATCCGAAACGGTTTCTCTCCTCGGCATTTCACTCTTTTGCCTCGGCTTGGCCTTTGGACCAATGATAGGTGCACCGCTCAGCGAGACAGCAGGACGATTGATTGTGTACCGCCTGGGGCTGCCCATTGCCACCCTCTTTCTCATAGGTGCTGCTACATCAAAGAACATTGCCGCCGAGGTCATTTGCCGCTTCTTCGCCGGCGTCTTTGGAAGCCCGGCATTGAGCGTTGGCGGAGGCACAATGGCGGATATGTGGCCTCCTGCACGTCGTGGACCGGCGACGGCTCTCTTTGTTATGGCCCCCTTTATGGGACCCTGTATTG CTCCAATAATCGGCGGTTTTGTCGTGGAAAGACTCAACTGGCGTTGGCTCGAATGGGTCTCCGTCTTCTGGGGTGTCGCGACCTGCGTCTTTGCGCTCGGCATGAAGGAGACatacaaaaagaaaatcctcGAGCGTGACAATAAAGAATCGATcaaagagaagctgctttccaagaagaagatgccctCGTTGAGCTGGGGCGCGGTGCACAAATGGGTGACCGAATCGCTGGTGAGACCTATGCATCTTCTCTTTACCGAGCCCATCGTTCTGTTCTTGAGCTTGTACATTGGCTTCGACTTTGCTGTGCTCTACGCGTTCTTTGCATCTCTGCCTTTGGTCTTCCAGAAGACGTATGGCTTTAATTCTCACCAGAATGGGCTCGTCTTTATCTCCCTGGGTGTTGGCACACTGATTGCAACTATGACCAACGTTCTTTGTGACCGCTTCATCTATCAGAGGAAGGCCATTGAGGCACGCGAAAGAGGAGATGTGGGCCATCTGCCACCTGAGCAGCGCCTTTATCCAGCTATGATGGGAAGTTTGGGAGTCGCCGTTGGCCTTTTCTGGTTTGCCTGGACAGCTCGCTCGGATATCCATTGGATTAGTCCGGTGCTTGCTCTGATCCCTTTCAACTGGGGAAATCTCTGCATATTC GCCACTAGTATTACCTATATGATCGACTGCTACGGTGCACGATACGGCGCCTCGGCGCTGTCAGCAAATGCCTTTACACGCTATGtatttgctgctgcctttccGCTCTTTATCATACAAA TGTACAATAAATTGACGACAAAATGGGCGGCTAGTCTGCTCGGTTTCATCGCCATTGGTCTGATTCCCATTCCCTGGATCCTCTTTGTGTTTGGTGAGAAAATCAGAAAGAAGGGCCGTTATGCTCTTTGA
- a CDS encoding pyridoxal-dependent decarboxylase conserved domain-containing protein, whose product MGDDPHHEDRLAHARVGSYFLGPKAENFHILSELMGKVLEDQKTVRQNLYHDDPEFITSSMMQAQTYTESIEELRGYVNTLSEKLALHSIPFWSPRYNAHMNMDVALPSIIGYMATMMYNPNNVATEASPLTTEKERTVGKDLCKMLGYRKRGNVAPWGHITCDGSVANLEAIWAIRNLKFYPLSLKLAIGKNESKGIDPPLKFLAHADPPFLVENCKGEKKPFTELDTWELLNLKPSTVLELPTRLANEYSIAAQFLQDALKPYLIQTVGKDYLERYFDIETSGKFFLSTTKHYSWPKGGAISGIGSDNFINVAVDEDARMDIKDLQKHLDNCIHNRIPVYGGVAIMGSTEHGACDPLAALVRLRRDYEAKGLSFAIHADAAWGGYFASLIDHSVKGSPPNDLLPLVPALALQPYTMEQLQYLEFADSITIDPHKSGYINYPAGGLCYRDERMKYLITWTSPIVFHANDEKGSMGVYGLTPNGYGRLLGEAVFTCTKLYCHWATMTRAEDDLIVCPLIRLPSEKKGLSERDIESEKQRIREKILSVTNEQLFDDPDSMDFLSELGGDLMINAFACNFKVNGKVNDDVNEANYLNQRIFERLSVTSMDDVVAKRPLFLTSSSFGEATYGKCLETYKRRLQLVHEENPARGDLSYLVNVTMSPWPTDRDFLNKLAEDFRRVADEEVEKCIIRNKIEPDFHGFVMQGLEQIHLVHIPMFHMANHRWQLIITADFPEDAKQRYQQLRKENPDKFYTVANTEKEFLEDMVKPGADIVWRLDEGIPKDGQEPIMTFKLTSIRLVVQESMFFNALDQAYPDRMPFYLYGSKAEAHLDHVLKKAPNGMISVDNVKLTLEPELSDEELARGVVAVLEDVFENAIQPLPLDGSSISLTAPGLNLALGKTHKASVYESYEAFKGGSAPISKGDIALGGYIFADWADVNMDPAAKPCHELKN is encoded by the exons ATGGGTGATGATCCTCATCATGAAGACAGACTTGCGCATGCAAGAGTTGGGTCCTACTTTTTAGGACCCAAGGCTGAGAACTTTCATATTCTGAGTGAGCTCATGGGCAAAGTATTGGAAGACCAGAAGACAGTGCGCCAAAATCTCTACCACGATGATCCCGAATTTATCACGTCTTCGATGATGCAAGCGCAGACATATACAGAGAGTATTGAGGAGCTTCGTGGCTACGTCAATACGCTCTCGGAGAAACTTGCGTTGCATTCGATCCCATTTTGGTCGCCGCGATATAATGCTCATATGAATATGGATGTCGCATTGCCAAGCATCATTGGAT AcatggcgacgatgatgtATAATCCCAACAATGTCGCAACTGAAGCAAGCCCTTTGACTACAGAGAAGGAAAGGACTGTTGGGAAAGACCTCTGCAAAATGCTAGGTtacagaaagagagggaatGTTGCGCCCTGGGGCCACATTACTTGT GATGGTTCTGTAGCCAATCTTGAAGCTATCTGGGCAA TCCGAAACCTCAAATTCTACCCGTTGTCTTTGAAGCTTGCTATTGGGAAAAATGAAAGCAAAGGCATAGACCCTCCACTCAAATTTTTGGCTCACGCCGATCCTCCATTTCTCGTCGAAAATTgcaaaggagagaagaagcctttTACTGAACTTGATACATGGGAGCTGCTTAATCTGAAGCCCAGCACAGTGTTGGAGCTTCCTACCCGTCTCGCGAATGAATACTCCATCGCAGCTCAGTTCCTACAAGATGCTCTTAAACCGTATCTCATCCAGACGGTCGGGAAGGACTACTTAGAGCGCTACTTTGACATTGAGACATCGGGCAAATTCTTCCTTAGCACGACAAAGCATTACTCTTGGCCTAAAGGCGGTG CAATCTCGGGCATTGGGTCTGACAATTTCATCAATGTTgcagttgatgaagatgctcgcATGGATATTAAAGACTTACAAAAACATCTTGATAACTGCATTCATAACCGCATCCCAGTGTATGGTGGCGTTGCCATCATGGGGTCGACGGAGCATGGTGCTTGCGATCCTCTCGCCGCCCTTGTGCGGCTGAGACGAGACTATGAGGCTAAGGGCCTATCATTTGCGATTCATGCCGATGCCGCCTGGGGAGGATATTTCGCCTCCTTAATCGACCATTCCGTCAAAGGCTCTCCTCCAAATGACCTCCTCCCACTTGTTCCTGCATTGGCTCTTCAACCCTACACAATGGAGCAGCTTCAGTACCTCGAATTTGCGGATAGCATCACCATTGATCCTCACAA GTCAGGATATATAAACTATCCCGCGGGTGGACTCTGCTATCGTGATGAGCGTATGAAATATCTCATCACCTGGACTAGCCCTATTGTGTTCCATGCGAATGACGAGAAGGGGAGCATGGGCGTCTATGGT CTCACCCCCAATGGCTATGGCAGGCTGCTTGGTGAAGCTGTCTTTACTTGTACCAAG CTTTATTGTCATTGGGCGACCATGACTAGAGCCGAAGACGACCTCATCGTTTGTCCGTTAATACGACTCCCCAGTGAAAAGAAAGGTCTCTCCGAAAGGGATAtcgagagcgagaagcaGCGCATCCGAGAAAAGATTCTAAGCGTTACAAACGAGCAGCTTTTTGACGACCCAGATAGCATGGACTTTCTGAGTGAATTGGGTGGCGATTTGATGATCAATGCATTTGCCTGCAATTTCAAGGTCAACGGAAAAGTCAACGACGATGTA AACGAGGCCAACTATCTCAACCAGCGCATCTTTGAGCGTCTGTCTGTCACATCAatggatgatgttgttgcAAAACGACCACTTTTCTTAACCTCGTCATCCTTTGGCGAAGCTACATACGGAAAATGCCTCGAGACTTACAAGCGCCGTCTACAGCTTGTTCATGAAGAAAACCCTGCCCGTGGCGACCTGTCGTATTTGGTCAACGTAACGATGAGCCCATGGCCTACCGACAGGGATTTCCTCAATAAGTTGGCTGAAGATTTCAGGCGTGTTgcggatgaagaagttgaa AAATGTATTATTCGCAACAAGATCGAGCCCGATTTTCACGGATTCGTCATGCAAGGTCTTGAACAGATTCATCTTGTTCACATACCCATGTTTCACATGGCGAACCACCGCTGGCAGCTCATTATCACAGCCGACTTTCCTGAAGATGCTAAACAGCGTTACCAGCAGCTCCGCAAGGAGAATCCTGATAAATTCTACACTGTGGCCAATACGGAAAAAGAATTCCTTGAAGACATGGTCAAACCTGGCGCTGATATCGTATGGCGCCTTGATGAAGGCATACCGAaagatggccaagaaccTATTATGACTTTTAAACTGACCAGCATCCGTTTGGTGGTGCAGGAGTCAATGTTCTTCAACGCCCTTGATCAAGCTTATCCAGACCGCATGCCTTTTTACTTATATGGTAGCAAGGCTGAAGCTCACCTTGATCATGTGCTCAAGAAGGCTCCCAACGGCATGATCAGTGTTGATAATGTGAAGCTGACTCTTGAACCTGAATTAagcgatgaagagcttgccCGGGGCGTTGTTGCAGTCCTTGAGGATGTCTTTGAGAATGCTATCCAGCCATT GCCTCTTGATGGTTCAAGTATCTCCCTCACAGCTCCTGGTCTGAACTTGGCGCTAGGTAAAACGCACAAAGCGTCTGTATATGAGAGCTATGAAGCTTTCAAGGGCGGAAGTGCACCCATTTCAAAGGGTGACATTGCATTGGGAGGATATATCTTTGCGGATTGGGCGGACGTCAACATGGATCCAGCTGCAAAACCATGCCATGAGCTTAAGAACTGA